In one window of Pseudochaenichthys georgianus chromosome 5, fPseGeo1.2, whole genome shotgun sequence DNA:
- the LOC117446971 gene encoding globoside alpha-1,3-N-acetylgalactosaminyltransferase 1-like, whose amino-acid sequence MALVPFCKTPAGSVRVSRIQLVLYCFLLSLIIYLLYGRKAGVGVKSPHPIFHALEMDRGKVMTDMNVIKAAEPHTPLKTPWGDPIVWGDNRKSAKRRAKFAHQGIRTGLLALVVGTYAQFVHRFLSSAETHFLPGQMVTYYILTDNPNSLDPPIRLGPNRELKVVPIAELPGWDRLARRRMALLVEAIRNPIGREVDYIFCADIDQEFVAPVGEEILGDLVATLHPELYGMPRNAFPYETEEVSSACVDDDEGDYYYTSELYGGLVSEIHKLARACSLLILQDHDNGVTAKGLEESYLNRYLIDHRPTCVLSPEYSWWDSGLAPEVPVQRIVSLGRQRET is encoded by the exons ATGGCGCTGGTCCCATTCTGCAAGACGCCTGCAG GGTCAGTTAGAGTGAGCAGGATACAATTGGTCCTGTACTGTTTTCTCCTGTCTCTTATCATAT ACCTCCTCTATGGACGTAAAGCCGGTGTCGGTGTGAAGTCACCTCATCCTATATTTCATGCATTGGAAATGGACAGGGGAAAAGTAATGACAGATATGAATGTCATCAAGGCAGCAGAGCCACACACTCCTCTGAAGACACCATGGGGTGATCCTATAGTGTGGGGAGACAATCGAAAGTCAGCTAAGCGCAGGGCTAAATTTGCACATCAGGGAATCCGTACAGGTCTTCTTGCCCTCGTGGTGGGAACTTACGCTCAGTTCGTGCATCGTTTCCTCTCTTCGGCTGAGACCCACTTCCTCCCCGGTCAGATGGTCACCTACTACATTCTCACGGACAATCCCAACTCTCTGGACCCCCCCATCCGGTTGGGACCTAACCGAGAGCTGAAGGTGGTTCCTATCGCAGAGCTGCCTGGATGGGACAGATTGGCCCGTCGTCGCATGGCCCTTTTGGTTGAAGCCATCAGGAACCCTATCGGCAGAGAGGTTGATTACATCTTCTGTGCTGACATCGATCAGGAGTTTGTGGCCCCTGTGGGAGAGGAAATCCTCGGAGACCTGGTGGCTACTTTGCACCCAGAGCTCTATGGGATGCCACGAAATGCGTTTCCATACGAAACTGAAGAGGTGTCGTCTGCTTGCGTGGACGACGATGAAGGAGACTACTACTACACCTCTGAGTTGTATGGAGGTTTGGTTTCTGAGATACACAAACTGGCCCGAGCCTGTTCTTTGCTTATTCTGCAGGATCACGATAACGGGGTAACGGCCAAGGGCCTCGAGGAGAGCTACCTGAACAGATACCTGATCGACCACAGGCCCACATGTGTGCTGTCCCCAGAGTACAGCTGGTGGGACTCAGGCCTGGCTCCTGAAGTGCCTGTGCAGAGGATAGTGTCTCTCGGAAGGCAACGAGAGACTTAA